One Saccharopolyspora erythraea NRRL 2338 genomic region harbors:
- the prfB gene encoding peptide chain release factor 2: MNPDVAADLKELSTTLEGIESVMDLDALRAKIAELEEEAARPDLWDDVEHAQRVSSQLVHRQSELRKIKDLRQRVEDLEVLYELSEDEGDDSGLAEADSERTKLKKDLEALEVRTLLSGDYDQREAVVTIRAEAGGVDAADFAEMLMRMYVRWAERHEYPVEVYDTSYAEEAGLKSATFRVNAPYAYGTLSVEQGTHRLVRISPFDNQGRRQTSFAGVEVLPVVEETDHVEIPEKDIRVDVFRSSGPGGQSVNTTDSAVRITHIPTGIVVSCQNEKSQLQNKAAALRVLQSKLLAKKKEQERAELDALKDSGSSWGNQMRSYVLHPYQMVKDLRTEFEVGNPDAVLDGQIDGFLEAGIRWRRQQDAA, from the coding sequence GTGAATCCCGATGTCGCCGCCGACCTCAAGGAACTGTCCACCACTCTCGAGGGCATCGAGAGCGTGATGGATCTGGACGCGTTGCGCGCGAAGATCGCGGAACTGGAGGAGGAGGCGGCCCGCCCCGACCTCTGGGACGACGTGGAGCACGCGCAGCGGGTCAGCAGCCAGCTCGTGCACCGCCAGTCGGAGCTGCGCAAGATCAAGGACCTGCGCCAGCGGGTGGAGGACCTGGAGGTCCTCTACGAGCTCTCCGAGGACGAGGGCGACGACTCCGGGCTCGCCGAGGCCGACTCCGAGCGCACCAAGCTCAAGAAGGACCTCGAGGCGCTGGAGGTCCGCACCCTGCTGTCCGGTGACTACGACCAGCGGGAGGCCGTCGTCACCATCCGCGCCGAGGCGGGCGGGGTGGACGCGGCCGACTTCGCCGAGATGCTGATGCGGATGTACGTGCGCTGGGCCGAGCGCCACGAGTACCCCGTCGAGGTCTACGACACCTCCTACGCCGAGGAGGCTGGGCTGAAGTCGGCGACCTTCCGGGTCAACGCCCCCTACGCCTACGGCACGCTCTCGGTCGAGCAGGGCACGCACCGGCTGGTGCGGATCTCGCCCTTCGACAACCAGGGCCGCAGGCAGACCTCGTTCGCCGGCGTCGAGGTGCTTCCGGTGGTCGAGGAGACCGACCACGTCGAGATCCCGGAGAAGGACATCCGGGTCGACGTCTTCCGCTCCTCGGGCCCCGGCGGCCAGAGCGTCAACACCACCGACTCGGCCGTGCGCATCACGCACATCCCGACCGGCATCGTGGTGTCGTGCCAGAACGAGAAGTCGCAGCTGCAGAACAAGGCCGCCGCGCTGCGGGTCCTGCAGTCCAAGCTGCTGGCCAAGAAGAAGGAGCAGGAGCGGGCCGAGCTGGACGCGCTGAAGGACAGCGGTTCGAGCTGGGGCAACCAGATGCGCTCCTACGTCCTGCACCCGTACCAGATGGTCAAGGACCTGCGCACCGAGTTCGAGGTGGGCAACCCCGACGCGGTGCTCGACGGCCAGATCGACGGCTTCCTGGAGGCCGGCATCCGCTGGCGTCGTCAGCAGGACGCCGCCTGA
- a CDS encoding PadR family transcriptional regulator: MTELNATSAALLGLLHEGPKTGGQLVAAATERFGGFFSVTRSQVYRELPALTDAGLLRLGKQGPRSSQQYAITAAGKRAFKSWLNTEPGPDNVRSPLILRLVHSGSLTPKQRAALVDSARVQYAAKLDEARNAAKATTDPYEKAAADFAVAHNRAVIKLLDAIPE; encoded by the coding sequence GTGACCGAGCTGAATGCGACATCCGCCGCCCTGTTGGGCCTACTGCACGAGGGGCCGAAGACCGGTGGCCAGTTGGTTGCGGCCGCCACCGAGCGCTTCGGCGGGTTCTTCAGTGTTACCCGCAGCCAGGTGTACCGGGAGCTCCCCGCCCTCACCGACGCCGGCCTGCTCCGCCTCGGCAAGCAGGGTCCCCGCTCCAGCCAGCAGTACGCGATCACCGCCGCGGGCAAGCGGGCCTTCAAGTCCTGGCTGAACACCGAGCCCGGCCCGGACAACGTCCGCAGCCCCCTGATCCTGCGCCTGGTCCACTCCGGATCGCTGACGCCCAAGCAGCGGGCCGCGCTGGTCGACTCCGCCCGCGTCCAGTACGCGGCCAAGCTCGACGAGGCGCGCAACGCCGCGAAGGCCACCACCGACCCGTACGAGAAGGCCGCGGCCGACTTCGCGGTGGCGCACAACCGCGCCGTGATCAAGCTCCTGGACGCCATCCCGGAGTGA